The DNA window ACCCCGATTGTCTTTCTGAAGTTTTTTGGATCATCAGGATCTTCAAATGGGTATGCCCCGACTAGCATTACATATAGGGTAACCCCACAGGACCATACATCTGAGATCTGTAACTCTTGAAGATTAGGCATAGTACTAATGGCTTTCAAACAACTAAAATGAGAAGCACGTAAATCAAAAGGGAAGAGAAGGTTAAAAAGATTGTTACCTTCCCATCATATTCCTTTTTTAATAGAACTTCCGGGGCAATGTAAGCTGGGGTGCCCACGGTAGATTTTGGCTGAGAATGCAACACAGCTGACTGCACAATAAGCCAGGATAATTAGTAACCAAAGGATGGTGAAACTCCATGCATAGTGGTCATCCTTTAGCATTAGTAAAAGTGCTTACCTTTGAATACCCGAAGTCGCAGATCTTGACACGCGGCGCTGTGCTGCCATCTAGGAGTGTATTTTCAAGCTTAAGATCTCTGTGACAAATTTGCTGCAGCATAGAAATCTCCTTgtatcaaaatcaaatactaTTCTTAAAACAATTACAGCGCATTTTAGAAAGGGTGGAAAAATTGGCAAAAGAAAGGTACAAGTTCTTACCATTGAGTGACAGTAACTTACTCCCGATATCAGTTGTTGGAAGAAAATCCTTGCCTGATGCAAAAAACTCGGAAGCACAACATTAATGGAAGTGTATGTTGATAAGCAATAAGCAACATTGAAGCTCAACATTTATTACCTCTATAtgcttcttatttttcttttcattcagCTTCTAGCAAATAACAATAACAGTATTttccatgaaattttttttgctctACTTTACCTCGTCCTCACTAAATCTACCAGCATTGCATATCCTCTCAAAAAGTTCTCCTCCTGCAGCGTATTCCATCACAATAGCTAAATGGGTGGGAGTTAACAGGACCTGAAAGGATAACATCTCAAATTAAAAGCTTCAAAGAATCCCTCAAACTAAAGATTGTCCCCTATCAAACGAATTAATTTATTCTAGGAAGTCACGCTAAAAAGAAAGAATCTATTCCAATTAGTTCTTCGTAAAATGGCTATCAAGCTATGGATACTCCACTATACCGTGGAGAAATATATAAGTCAATACTTTTTTCGGTTCTCCagcagaaaaaaaagagagagagaaatttaaCCTTATGGAGCAAATTAGAGTCCTTGCTAACTTACTGCGCAGCATACAACAATGATAAGACAACAATTGGCAATTGAAATTACAGGACAGAGAAAGTTCAATAACAAACCTCCTTAAATTTAACTATATTGGGATGCTTCAATGACCTATGATTCATAATTTCCCTTTGCACATGCTCGTCAATCTGCAACACAAAGTAAGCACCCTGGTGATTAAAGATGACGGGCACACATGATAGAAACAGAAATTATTGAATTTCAAGAGattatcaacaaaatataatgataaatatggaaaattttgaaattgaaatagcCAAACAGATAGCAAAACAGAGGAAACAGACCTTTTGGCCTCTCTCGATAAACTTAACAGCAAAGAACTCTTTAGTCCATTTATCTCTGACCAGCTTAGCCACCCCAAAATTTCCAGACCCAATATCCTTGATAATCTCATAACGCTCCATAGCTACCAAAAGAAGTATAGCAACAGCAAAAATACTgcaatttttatatagttatattcAAGTCTCACTTCTCCACTCCTCTGTCGATCTGTCTATAAACGTTTCTGTTCTTTTCTTCTCAACGACTTGGAAAATCAGAACATAAACACATGCCTAAAACGTTTGAAATGGAAAAGTTTGTGGAGGTTTAGGTAGCCCTGTACGTACCTTGCAAGTTATTGCCACCGAAGTCCGAGTAGATAAAGCCACCGTGTTCACTGCGGTTGTAAAAAAGTACAGCGATAGAGGAGCACGTGGAACAATGGTGACGAATggatttagcttttctttctatctttctttttttactttgtgagaaaaaaacaaaacaaacgtTAGTGAAAATGTCAGGCGGTGCGGATGTGGTCCGCGTGGAAGCTGCTGAAATTCTGTTTCTCGAAGAGAAAAGGATTGCCACGAACTATggcaaatattattttaaattatttctgatataaaaaatcaattttaaaaaaattaaaaatattattttaataaatctttacataaaaaatattttaaacaacaaTTACTAAACACCTGAAAAATGGACTCCTATGTTTGGAGAGCTACTCGCCGAAAGCTTCGGCGGTAAGAATCGGTTTCAAACAAAAACCAAGAGGCCCacgtgttttttgttttggttcaaGATTTAGAGTGGCTTGTCGCAACGAATGGTCCAATCTCTTATGTTAAGTTCAGGTGGGAAGCTCAAGCTCAGACCTATTAGGCCCGTTTGGAACAGTAGTGGAGGCAGTTACCATTTGTAAGGAAAAGGACAAAAGTTACAAAGTACAAACCTCAAAACAGCTCCCAATTATGTAGGTATTCTCAATTGACTCCCTaaaacaagttttattttgattaggtCCTTGATTTCTCAAAAAATCTCAATTCAGTCTCTTCATCTATATccattcataaattatctccaAATTGTTCTATTTCTGGtaagaaaacacattttttttataagatacgTGACATGGAATCTTAATTATgagtttttgaatattttggaaattcatttgaattaaaatatggCTAAATGATTGGATTGAATAGAACTTAGTCTTTGAActttaaacttttatatttgagtaccttaaactattttttgataaaataaatatttaattttgttaaatttgatcgagataatgatttaaaaaaacaatatgttttttgaaaatacattatttaaagatataaaaataaagagacaaaaagatctatttttatccaaaaaaaatatttcacagtactcaaataaaataaattaaacttcaaaaactaaattcagTATGATACAAAGTTTAGGGTAACTTTGAATAATCTAGCCTTAAAATGTTTTCCCGGTTTTCCTTTTAGATtactagttttaattttaatttttttcctttacaaaatatatgaattaacaTCTCTATTTATGTTCAAAAACTTACAAGAACTATTTAACTTcttgatatctatttttttaattgttgtttgaaaaattatcttgagcactttataatttagtttattttatatatttttattgtttcgtgaattatataaaatatcttgaattttataattttataacactATAtacgacaaaaaaaaattgaattatttatatatttgctgttatatttaatttaataattaaaaaaatcatgttgtttgaaaataataaaattatcactCAAAAACTCTCCCTCTTCTTATGAAATCCTAGCCAGTAGCTTGAATCCAGTCATATCATCTGTAACTATAAGAAGCTcatgtaatcaaataatatCGTCTCTAGATGGTGGCttagtgataagagtttgggatcaagagatttgctctctctgtggtctcaggttcgagccctgtagttgctcatataatgaacactagaggcttacatggtcgttaacttcagggcccgtgggattagtcaaggtgcacACAAGCTAGcctggacacccacattaaactaaaaaaaacaaaatatcgtCAGCTCAGCAATTTCAAACACCAATTCCAATCATACTATGCATCAACTTCAAAGCCAAATCTACACCCCTTACTTTCATCAAAGCATTGATTAGAACAGTGCGAACTTTCCCTTGAATTTCCCTGCCCCTGTTAGCAATCCCTGGAATTCAAATTCATATCCTTTTTGAACAACCCCCTTCTGGCAATACCCTTCCAAGTATACGAAGCATTAGCGCGAACAAATCATTCCTTGCCAGCCATACTGACCAGAGAATTGTATATGGAAAGAGGACCCAAACTCTCCTCTGCATTTTCTGGTGAACGCAGGGATTCCAGAGCTGAAGTAGATCATCTATTGTTCTAGGAAATGGTCGTTCATATCCCAGCCATCATAAAAAACGAGTTCACAAGAGCCATACCTGTTAACTCATCATTAAACCCTTTAGTAGCTGAGCCCCCAATAATCGAATTCCAACACCCTTGAGCGTTCAGTTTCATCAAGAATAGAAACAATCTAGCCATTTGTCACCAGCCGGAGAAATATTGCCATCATCGCCTGAAGGTTCACCAATACGCTTTAAATTAAGATCAATTAGAGTTATCAATTTTTGGAATTACTGTAACATGTAAGCATGGCGagggaaagggaaaggagaTCAATGGAAAAATTGATAGAGTTGTGATCTTGGAAGGTGAATCGAAGGAATTAATTAAACGAAGTAAATGGTTGGAGAAGAAGATTGAGAGTGAAGTtagattgaagaaataaattagattttgattgaTTGGGTTTTATGGTGAATAGTACGTTTCAGTTCCTTATGTTAGATAACATGTGGTGATAGATTCAAATTAAGTTGACTCAAAATGTAAAccgtaattttttaaagaattggaacaaatatgaaaaaataattaaatcatatgaTGCTTGAggtaattttttcattattgttttgcACCAAGTTTTACATTTACTtatcagaatatttttttcaatgctaatttgatttgaatttttttaggacATTAGCATAATAAAAAGATTGTTGGTAAAATAAggcatttcaaaaaatatttagagacCTAGCACATTTAATCAAGTCCTAGACAACTATTATGATTCTTGTGTGTCGTTCAATATTTACGACTTGAGTGTCGTAAATATCAACTGTGATATGCGAGTTACATATAACATATACGATACACGAGttacaaataatatatgtgacTCGATAAAAAAATGCTGCTAAAAACAGTTTCTTCATCTATTAACTCATTACTCCAAAAAAACTACAATCCGCACAGTTTATAATCAGTGTTTCAActtcaaaacataatttacataaaaaacactaaatatcTTCAATCATTAATAAAAGTATACAGAcaattaatataacataatattttatttaaattaaaccaattatatatttatttataattcttataacatataatataattatatttaataattatccCAGCTCGTAAAATAATCTGAAGCACTTCCCTAACTCCTTGAACTCGGAGAAAGGTTTGTAGCATCCATGTAGGGTGACTTATAGAAACACGATATAATGAGTTAATATTGTGACTTGTAGAAACAATGATTCACCAACTAAAAGGAGTGAATGTAAATAGAAAGTAGTGTGAGAGAAAGAACGAGCAGTGCTAGCAAAATTCAAGTTTGAAGACAGACAGGTGATTAACAAGCAATTTGATTAGCGAGCAGTTTTGGTGGGAAACAGTTTGAGTGGCAAGCAGTCCAATTTGATGATAGTATGGAGTGAGAGCAAGGGATTTCTAAATGATAAATTTCTAAGAGTCCATGAAAATCTCAACAATAGCTAAGATTGTGCAATATCATCCTTTATAGTATGATCATGTTTGAGTTAGAGTGCTTTTAGGAGTTTGGTCGAATACATTtctagaaaattttgaaatttttttatatttttaaattatttggaagtgctaataataaaaatatttaaaaaaataaataaatatattattttaatactttttaaaaaattaaaaccttttaaaaaattaattttttccttgtaGCAGACTCCTGGCTTGCTAACAAGGactaaaaaaaagtatcatTTGAGTGTTTTTGTGGTAAATTTTGCTCCAACCCCATTAAATCAATCTTTCTAAATTCTAAGACATCTTAAAGGCAAGACATAAAAGATGACCTTATTACAATACGCGTGACCATCTTAGATTCATTGCAAGACCTGACAATGGTTAATACATAATTACTCAATTAATCTTATAGACAAACCGAGCATCCATAGAATACAAGGGCTCCACCGCCACAGACATGGGCTTTGGGCTTTGGTTGTGACGCCGTACTACCTGCACatgtttctaaaatttaataaatcataaaactttattaaaatatatttataaacgcATTTTATGCCTTACCAGTACATTATTACTACTATTTCAATTCTTCTCGCTGTTGAGACTAACAGGATgcacatgttttaattttatgatatcaaaccaagataaaataattattaaattaaagaaaacgtAAATGTAAAATTACTGAAGAAATCGTGAAGTGTGACTTTAGAATTCTTGCCACTGACATGTTGTTTCACTTATTTTGacagtttatatttatttctaatacTTATTTTGACACTATTTGcaaaaaatacaaatagaaatagaaaaaaaaaacttatttagatactaaaataaacagtaaaaaataaatatttccttATAAATGTACCATCCGCCATGTGAAACCTCCATCTAAGACCTAATCAGGAAAAGAAATAATTGCAATGAATAAGAATATgcttattgttaaataaaagaaaaaaaattaaaccttattccagaaaattttaaaatatacgtGTCTGTCAAAAATACACCCTCCAAGAGTTCACAATCAATGGATTtcagtgtgtttttttttttttgggttaaaaaatgattttgaaactctttaattttttttaaagaatttatgtttttggatcgtgtaaaataaattttaaataataaaaaaatatttttttaatatatttttaattattcattatcTTTTCTGGATATCACgggcaaaaaataaatttatgttcttGCCTCTTGGACCGTGCAAAATAAAAGCACATGGTACTAATCGCGGGGCACGTGGGCAATTAGTCAAATTGAATATCACGGCATGGATTTGTCTGCGGCAAATGTCAATTTACCCAGAGAAAGTAATTTTCACAACGTTGTCAATAGTTAACTGGTGCTTGAGATGAAAGGCTAATCAAGGAGAGATCGGGTAGGATTCATTCCTTCGAAAAAACATATCACGTTGGCAAATCAGAAGGTGAAGACAGAAAGCCAACAGTTCTACGCTTCATCGGTCTTTCTCGAGCCTGATCTGCTTTCCCTATGGCTTTCTCGTTGATCCCTTGCGAGGACAGGCActgttaatgtatttttgtcTACAAGTAGCAGGAACATTCCTCGCATGCTGTTTTTGCCggagaaaacaaaaactggAATCACGACAGATGTAGTCTTGATTATTGGTGGATTTAATTCGGTCCTTGATTAGAAATTATCGACTATTATCATCGACCTctcgttttttttaaaaaaaaatcatgaccccTGGTATTGTTAATAGGCCATATCAAGCTACCCCTTCCGAACATTACATGTGCGTTAAAGTTGGGTTTCGACAACACTGcaaattgtttatattatatgcactaattttgaaaatgacaatTTAACATGACATCATTCAACTTAGTTAATTTACTTAGATTTGTATACACCCACTACCCCGGCGTGCTAggatatttttcttattgaaaaaaaatactagaacGACGCAagcatgttaaaaaataataatattaacttgGGATGTAGAATTGACTGAAAAAATATTggtataattaattagataataaaaaaacaaatcacaatagTAAATTaacaaactcaaataaaaaattcatggtatcctagaaaaaaaagttaattaaaaaaaaaacaaattctaactATTCAAACgcggaagaacaaaaaaatatcatcatgaGCTAACTTGAACGAGCATGTCAAGTATGAAGGTCGGATCATAAGActaaaataacctaatagaaagtaaatacaaaaaaaaaattaaagttcaattctGAACAAATACAACATAGagtaatgaaatttaaaagaaggtcaataaaaaaagaagcaaaaatacaCAGAGCAAACACAGCAAGGCAACTAAATTCTGCAactcaaatataaataagataacccaaatagaagaaaaatcagGAAACATTACGAAGCATAATTTTAATGCAACCTAATGTCAAGggataaaatgtaaaaaaatattcattttctttaagaaaaacatctataaaaaaaaaaaaaaccatcctgCCAAACTCACGGTCTAAATGATGAGATAAacagatagaaaaaaaatcaggaagcccaaaataaaaataaaaaaacctcaactTTAAAcgatggaaataaaaaagaaaattaattctcagctaatataatgttaaatgataaaattaaaaaaagattaattaaaaaaatttaccaaagTAAATTCAACCAAAAATGACAAATAAGAGTACCCGAGATAACGCATGTCAGTTTGAAAATTTGCactaaaattctataaaaaacaaataaaaaaatagagcacGATCACTAACAAtgtaaatgttgaatgataaaaccgaaaaaaaaacattaacttagaaaaagggagaaaaaaactagaaaaccccCGACAAACCTCCAAAATCCAGGCTAATGTCTCAAACTCATAACATATGAAATCTTAGATACTCATAACATATGAAATCTTAGATCATAGTTGAATaaagaagctcaattcctaatgaatttaatattaaatgataaaataaaaaaaattataaaattaaccaaaGAAAACTTAACAAAGAATGACGAATAAAAAGACTCGAGATAACCtggatcatttttaaaatcagtaaaaaatcaaatgaaagcaaattaataaaaataacaaagctttgtttccaattaaataaatagtgaATGACAGAACTACAAACAAAAAAGAGCTTagaggaagggaaaaaaaaaacccaactaaaTTCAAGTGAACCCTCTAAACTTGGGTTACCCTCTAAAATTCACAATCCTTAAAATTCTATACCCGGGCTCAATAGAGAAGATCAattcccaactaatttaatgttgaatgatgaaataagaaaaacaatggcaatttaaaaaattttacagagtaaaaaaaaatgatgggaatcaaatttaataggagaaaaaagtaaaaggggatgaaattgtaagaaaaatcaatttataaaaattattttaaacaaaaaaatagcagtCAAAAGAATATTaaccaaattttaaagattaaaaaactgAAGGGggtgaaactgaaaaataaatttaattttataaattattaaaaaaatagttcaaatattgaaggatggattcaagaaaaaaacatcaattttaaaaattagctaaataaaattcaataatgaacaaaaaataaaagacccaAAATAACCCGGgtcatttgaaaaattaatgaaatactctacaaaaagaaaatgaataaaaaatatggagtttTGTCTCTAATTGATTAAATGTTAagtgatgaaactgaaaaaacacgAGTTTAAATGAAGGGGGAAAAACAAGCAAACCTGAATGAATTTCCTAAGCTTagatcaatttctaaaacttgcaAACCATGCAATCTTAGACCCGAGCCTAATCAGAAATCTTAATTtataactaatttaatgttggatgatgaaattaaaaataaaataccattttaaaatttttgacaaggtaaagaagaaataacaataaaaagaatgtgtatcaaattttataggaaaaataaacttaaagaagatgaaattgtaaaaaaaataaaaaataaaaatgacccCAAACAAAACaagtagcaataaaaagaacgaggaccgaatttaaaagaaaaaaatataaaaggaggtgaaattaaaacaaaatatcagagtaaggaaaaataacaaccaaaagaatgataatcaaatttgataggaaaaataaacttaaagagGGGGTTAAAGttgcaataacaaaaaaaaaagatctcaaacaaaataaatatcactCAAGACAACGAGGTTCTgacttgaaagataaaaaaatggaagagggtggaatcaaaaaacaattctaattttttagaccattcaaaataaaataaatagcaattaaatggACAAGGAAcgaatatcaaagaaaaaaataaaagggttggTCTAAAATTTTGAAGGTGTTGATATGGAATTCAAGGTGCAggatagagaaaataaaaaaaatgatcattagTGTCAAACCAGAGGTGTGTTTAGGGCACACATTGTCACATTGTAAAGGGAGATTCGATACCTTTCAGACGTCGTAGCAAATAGTGGTGTTTAGTGACTGGATAGTTTCACACGCACCATCCAAATGACACAAAAGTCACCGCTCACCATTGCGtgcataaagtttttttaataatatttaatatatgatcaAATACAACAATATTTCTAGGTAACTTTGATATTAACCAAGAAAACCATAGTAaaagaatcattaaaaaaaaacctctaagagagtttagttaattttgtttttaaaagtaacaaaataattttactatttttttaaatatggaaAAGACCAAAATGcctatattttgtattttgttgtAAGATGATTTCCTTTAACAACccaatcatttttatatttagtgttttttatttattttatccttcaatactATATTGTTTATGGAATTATgctttagatatttttttgtttttcttttagttgggTAATATATCAGTATCatggatttaattttgttttgctcgATTtcaaccttaaacattagatttGTTGGAAGAGAGACTTTAtaagtttgctttctatgagctATTTCGATTTTATAACCCATGTTACATGTTTAATAGATTAACCCAAATcgactttggttttttatttgctgctttttttaattaattttatttttaattttatttctcaacaaaaTAGTAAAAGGTGTTGCTAAATCACCGTAACAATACTCATAAAATACCatcaactagattttttttttatttcatcatttaacaacctaattttttttatctattttttttagttttattttttaatattaatttgaagaaaaaaatcaagttgttgTAAAAACACTTTTTCATTTTCACCGCATGAACAAACATCTAAGATGCATGgaggttgaaattaaaatatagaaatgGCTTTTGGAAAATGCAGCAGGTACTTGGTGGAGGCACAATTCTGTAGTACATAAAACTAGTAATAGCCGGCGAATATTCATCAATTTGATTAAGTCCTAATTCGGTGAAAATGCCATTCACAATGAGAAgagggctttttttttaattattctctgTATGTGTTGGAACACTAGCCAGGTTGTTGGCGAGAGTCAACATAACTGCTCCTCTTGGTACATTTTGCTTCCCTGGTCAACACATTAAATACCTCCAAGTTGAATAAGTTCGAATATCTGGCTCGGAAAGAGTTGAGACCACAATATACTTCTTAATGGACGGCTCTAgtgttagaaaaatattttttatttaaaaatatattaaaataatataatttttattttttaaaaattatttaaaaaaatatatataaaaattaaataaaatttttttaattttttttaaaaatatgatttatacatTACGTCCCTAAACACGCTATTTGAaagtgtttggaaacgcgggtcAACCTgcgtttccaaaaaattcaattttattttgctaaaaattaatatttttttatatttttaatcgttttgatacgttgatcttaaaaataattttttaaaaataaaaaaatattattttaaaataaaaaacactttaaaaaataactgaactacacttccaaacatATAATTTATCATAAACAACACCGggaaattctgtttttttttttgaggtggGGGTGATGAACAAGAATCACGAACCTTGAATTTTGTTGTTGAGCTTCAAATGCTTTGGGGCCCAATTGTATAGCTCCCCGAAATTTATCGGCTCAAAATGCTAGTCAAAGCCCAACAAAGACTCTGATGCCTCAgtaggtttatttatttatataaaaaatattggattgTAGATTTGAAACCCAACTTAATTCAACGGTTAACTTGATATTCACGCAACTACaagttttaattagattttaaatcataaaaactttaGCAAGCAATTGGCATGATCAACCGAACCCGAGtgatatacaatatttttttaataaaccctaaaacaataaaattaatttataaatatttattcacatatttttttatagttacaTTAacgtgaattgttttttttcaatgtgaggtAACTATCCTATatccatatatattatttcttaactttttaatatgagatatcTATATTATACTACACTccatacttatttttttataatttacattcatacaaattattttttaattatttaatataggaCAACTATATATAGTCTATAtctacataaattatttttaaaattttttaagtgagataaatatattatactatattcacataaattatttattaactttttaatggAGGATAGCTGTACTATATTCcaagtttctaatttttttataatctacaTTTGCATATATTGTTTAAAAACTTTTTCatgtgaaatattaaaattctaaatattttttttatgctttcagCTGTGTGATTCGAAACTCAATTTCTTAACCAGATCAACACTGGATCGGATTTAGAGAATGTCTGAGAGTATCAcaacggttgttttttaaagtgtttttcgttcaaaaatatattaaaatattttttaaaaaaattatttttgacattaacacattaaaatgacctaaaaatattaatttgaaaaaaaaattaaaaaaataaaataaaaacactttttttatatgaaaaaaacagGATTTAATAAATACACCTTCTATTACTACCTTTTtaagttcaaaatcaaaaccacccctatttataaaaaaaagaaagaaaaacactttaaaactaACTTTTATTCATATCCTCGTGTGTGCCAGCTGCCTTTAACCTGCCAGCCCAGCTGAACGAGCTCTGCTTTGTCACTCTTTTTAATCCAACGGTTCGCATCCCATCCTCCAAAAATCCCTCCATCTTCACCTACGCAATCATCGCCACCCCACCACCCACCAAAATTAGCCCCCCGTCCCTCTCAAATAACATAACCCTCTCAAGAAAACCAGATCTAAatcttcctctctttctttctcttgattTCCATCTTCTCTCTTTCTAAAACAATGGCTGTCACACCATCAGCTCGCGAGGAAAATGTTTACATGGCAAAACTCGCCGAGCAAGCCGAACGTTACGAAGAAATGGTGGAGTACATGGAGAAAGTCTCTGCCTCCCTCGAGAACGAGGAACTCACCGTGGAAGAGCGAAACCTCCTCTCTGTGGCTTACAAAAACGTGATCGGAGCTAGACGTGCTTCGTGGAGGATTATTTCCTCGATCGAGCAGAAAGAGGAGAGTCGTGGTAACGAAGACCATGTGTCTGTGATCCGTGACTACAGGGCTAAGATTGAGACCGAACTGTCTTCGATCTGTGACGGGATCTTGAAGTTGCTCGATTCGAGGTTGATTCCAACGGCCTCGGCTGGTGATTCGAAGGTGTTCTATTTGAAGATGAAGGGAGATTATCACAGGTATTTGGCTGAGTTTAAAACCG is part of the Populus trichocarpa isolate Nisqually-1 chromosome 2, P.trichocarpa_v4.1, whole genome shotgun sequence genome and encodes:
- the LOC7465082 gene encoding serine/threonine-protein kinase SAPK2 isoform X2, whose product is MERYEIIKDIGSGNFGVAKLVRDKWTKEFFAVKFIERGQKIDEHVQREIMNHRSLKHPNIVKFKEVLLTPTHLAIVMEYAAGGELFERICNAGRFSEDEARIFFQQLISGVSYCHSMQICHRDLKLENTLLDGSTAPRVKICDFGYSKSAVLHSQPKSTVGTPAYIAPEVLLKKEYDGKISDVWSCGVTLYVMLVGAYPFEDPDDPKNFRKTIGRILSVNYSIPDYIRVSVECNHLLSRIFVANPEKLLI
- the LOC7461788 gene encoding 14-3-3-like protein, whose amino-acid sequence is MAVTPSAREENVYMAKLAEQAERYEEMVEYMEKVSASLENEELTVEERNLLSVAYKNVIGARRASWRIISSIEQKEESRGNEDHVSVIRDYRAKIETELSSICDGILKLLDSRLIPTASAGDSKVFYLKMKGDYHRYLAEFKTGAERKEAAESTLTAYKAAQDIANAELAPTHPIRLGLALNFSVFYYEILNSPDRACSLAKQAFDEAIAELDTLGEESYKDSTLIMQLLRDNLTLWTSDMQDDGADEIKEAAPKPGDEQQ
- the LOC7465082 gene encoding serine/threonine-protein kinase SAPK2 isoform X1 encodes the protein MERYEIIKDIGSGNFGVAKLVRDKWTKEFFAVKFIERGQKIDEHVQREIMNHRSLKHPNIVKFKEVLLTPTHLAIVMEYAAGGELFERICNAGRFSEDEARIFFQQLISGVSYCHSMQICHRDLKLENTLLDGSTAPRVKICDFGYSKSAVLHSQPKSTVGTPAYIAPEVLLKKEYDGKISDVWSCGVTLYVMLVGAYPFEDPDDPKNFRKTIGRILSVNYSIPDYIRVSVECNHLLSRIFVANPEKRITIPEIKNHPWFLKNLPIELMEGQSWQSIDVNNLSQSIEEVLSIIQEASKPVSLSKAVGHLLGGSMDLDDLDADADLEDIETSGDFVCP